The nucleotide window gtaattcttttacttcacgtgctAATATCTTAACCGATTCTTCTTCATATGACAAATCAGGTCGAATCTCTATATCTTCAATTGGAATCACATAAGAAGGATATGATCGGTATCTTCTTAAcatagaaacatggaaaacatcatgaatcttctataATTCAGGAGGCAGAgctaaacgatatgccaccggtccaattctttctatagcctcatatggtccaatgtatcgcggactcaatttacctttttgaccaaatctcaagattttcttccaaggagaaactttaagaaatactttgtctccaactgagTACTCAATGTCCCGTCTTTTCAGATCTGCGTATGATTTCTGCCTATCAAAAGCTGCCTTCAATCTTTCTCGCATCTTTCTAATAGTGTTTTCCGTTTCTTGAATTAACTCTGGACCAAccacttttctttcattcaactcTATCCAACACATTGGTGATCGACATctccgaccatataaagcttcatacagtgccatttgaatacttgattggtAACTATTGTTATACACAAACTCAGCCAATGGTAGATAACGTTCCCAActtgattcaaaatcaatgatacaagctcggagtatgtcttctaaaatctgaatgactcgttctgactgtccatcagtctatggatgaaaagctgtactaaaatgaaGTCAAGTACCGAGAGACTCATGCAACAGTTTCTAGAACCTTGATGTAAACCGTGGATCCCGGTCAAAAATTACCGATATAGGAATACCATGTAGTCCCACTATTTCCCGGATGTAAATTTCTGTCAACTTTTGAAGTGACCAATCCGTTCTGACTGCTATAAAATGAGTTGACTTTGTGAGCCGATCAAAAATTACCCAAATAGCTTTTTTCTTACCAGTTGACATCAGTAACCCagttacaaagtccatggtgatgTAGTCCCATTTCCATCCAGGAATATTAATAGGCTAAAGTAAACTAGTTGGaacctaatgttcagctttaactcgaTGACATGTTAAACATTTAGTCACATATTCcactatatctcttttcatacctggccaccaatacagttccCGTAAATCACGGTACATCTTCATTCCTCCGGGATGTAATGCGAAAGAACTGTCATGTGCTTCTCGAagtattaactctttcaactctgaagTAGTTGGAATACAAAGTCAATTCTGAAATCTCAGAAAATCATTTTCATCAATACTAAAGTTCCCTACTGTACCGTTCTGTACTGTCTCCTTCTTCTTCATTAACTTTTCATATTCTAACTGTGCTATTCTGATTTGATCAAACATTACTGTTTTactctcaattcagctaaaagacttccatcatcaataaTACTGAGtcgtgcaaacattgctctcaattCAGTTGCAGCTTTTCTACTCAATGTGTCAGCTACCATATTAGCTttacccggatgatagtcaataacacaatcataatattttaaaagttctatccacctacgctgtctcaaattcaattctttctgtgatagaagatacttgagacttttatgattagtGTAAATATAACACTTTTCTCCGtataggtaatgtctccaaatcttcaaggcaaatatcactgctgctaattctagatcatgtgttggaagcataagcaattacctttccattttgcatcaatacacacccgagaccatttaaagaagcatcactgtacacaacGAAATCTTTTCCCGACTCTGGAAAAGTCAATactggtgcctctgtcaacatttgcttcaacatttcaaaacttttctgacactgctCACTCCAAACAAACGAAACATTCTTTTACAGTAACTTTGTCATCGGTAAAGCTATCTTTGAAAATTCATTCACAAACCTGCGATAATATCCTACCAAACCAAGGAAACTACGTACCTTTGACACATTTCTAGGCACTTTGAAGTATGGCTTCAATCTTCAATATTATGCCTTGAAGAGGACTCGAACCTCCACGCTCTTTAGCACGAGATTTTGAGTCTCGTGTGTCTACCATTTCACCACCAAGGCATCTTGAAAGTGAATCGTATTccatgaatatgatatctatctaGTGTGATGTATGGAATATATGAAAAATGTGGAGTGTTGGAGTATTTCTATTGATCGGTCATGTCATATAGGCCCGAGTCAGACATCCAATTGCTTCGATTTGAAGTATCTGGAGGATGTCTATATTaagattatattaaatatatatagattATATTAAAAAGATGGACAATCAAACctatttatttctcaattcaatagaagaaaaaaagaaaagaggtgaataGGGTCCCAAATAACGAGAGATATGTAAAAAGAAGGCCCGATTACGCCCATTCATAATCCTAAATGGAATGTAACGACGTAGGGATCCATATGTAAACATAGTATCTATTTAGATACGCTTGAATGACCCCTTCTCATAATGACCATCTGCTGATACTACATAACCAAGGAATACAACCTCCATTAACCAAAACTTTCACTTACTCAATTTCCCATATAATTATTTCTCTCGCaatatttgcaaaacaattcAAAGATGTTGTTCATGTTCAGTTTCAGACTTCGAATatactaaaatatcatctataaaaacCACTATGAATTGGTCCAAGTATGGCCAAAAAATTcaattcataagatccataaaagcagcgggagcatttgttaacccaaatggcatcaccaaaaattcataatgtccataccgtgTACGGAATGCTGTCTTCGGTACATCACTCTCCTTTACCTTCAACTAATAGTATCCTGAcctcaaattaatttttaaaaatacaaaaggtccttttaattgatcaaataaattatcAATGCAAGGtaatgggtatttattcttgacagttaccttattcaactattgataatcaatacataaccgcatagaaccatctttctttttaacgaatAACGCTGGGGCTCACCACTGTGACATACTAGGTCGTATAAACCCTCGGTCCAACAAGTCTTGCATTGTACCTTCAGCTCTTTCAACTCAGTAGGTGACATTCGATATAGGGGTATTGACACTGGATCTGTGCCCGGGTATACTTCAATTacaaattcaacttcccgatCAAGAGGTAATCCAGGCAATTCTCCAGGAAACACattaggaaattcacatacagtccGAATTTTACTGCACTGACTCTCAGTTGAATCGGAGTTAataacatatgctaagaaagcagCACATCCTTGGTAAAGAAGCTTACTAGCTTTAACTGCAGAAATGATTCGACCTGAACCACTAGTCCttataccatttacttcaatccgtttaccattttcattttggacagtaaatttctttttatagcagtccaaaattactccatgttctgacaaccagtccatacctagtATAATGTCAAAATCGCTGaatggcataatcaacagatcAACAGAAAAGATTCTATCCTGAATCATCAACGGACATCTTCGACATATTTGATTCACTAACACAGTTTGCCCTAATGGACTAGACACTTTTATCGTTACTCTAGACAGTTCAGGTTTTAAGTTTTCCGTCTCTGTTAGTTTTGTATTAACATAGCAATGTAATGATTCTGGAGCTATTAAAGCATATACAGGTTCtaaatataatgaaaatattCCTGTTACCACATCATGAGCATCTCCCTCTTCTCGAGTTCTTACGACATATGCTCGGGCCGGAGCTCTTACTTCATATTGCTGGGTAGCATTttcactagttcttctagtacctTCTCTAGCAACTGGACCACTTCGGACTGATCCTCGACCTCTAAAAGTAGATTCAGATCTTTGTGATACCATTGGTGTTGTCTTACCAATCTTTGGACAATCCTTAACAAAATGATCAGTggatccacatcggaaacaacccTCAGTTAACTTTCTACATTCGTCCCTATGTCCATTTCCACAATATTCACATTCTGGAATTTGAACGTTCTGAGC belongs to Gossypium arboreum isolate Shixiya-1 chromosome 7, ASM2569848v2, whole genome shotgun sequence and includes:
- the LOC108485142 gene encoding uncharacterized protein LOC108485142, with translation MSVVDYEREFLRLSRYAIEFVSTEADRCKQFLRGLIRSPAQNVQIPECEYCGNGHRDECRKLTEGCFRCGSTDHFVKDCPKIGKTTPMVSQRSESTFRGRGSVRSGPVAREGTRRTSENATQQYEVRAPARAYVVRTREEGDAHDVVTGIFSLYLEPVYALIAPESLHCYVNTKLTETENLKPELSRVTIKVSSPLGQTVLVNQICRRCPLMIQDRIFSVDLLIMPFSDFDIILVKASKLLYQGCAAFLAYVINSDSTESQCSKIRTVCEFPNVFPGELPGLPLDREVEFVIEVYPGTDPVSIPLYRMSPTELKELKIDIIFMEYDSLSRCLGGEMVDTRDSKSRAKERGGSSPLQGIILKIEAILQSA